Proteins from a genomic interval of Rhizobium rhododendri:
- a CDS encoding ATP-binding protein, with protein MISLRSASLRIQILLLAILLVVLVSAVATITEPFIYGRHDKGIEIGLFAGRVETVLQQFKKASSRADEDAALANAAAVGLRMGRVDPRQFADAAAVVPIQADVRPGIRRLLDKSFAAEIGEIFSHASPRHSLLVMLDNNNALAIEAPAFPKYLWFAPAVASGLLKIIIPLAIMAYLSSRLITRPLERIATAAQRETVLNETYAEPFTVEGASEIRILANSLNTMRSRIQQMTVDRTRLLRAISHDLRTPLTRLRMRAERLADSDLKDLMLRDVTTLGSMIDESLSFLNDKVENTRKVDLSSLLQTVASDFADTGVNVTFEGPRRVVYICKPQGLTRAVSNLVSNSVRYADQVCITLECLDDGSVRIAVKDNGPGLPDEMKIRVLEPFFKADASRQGGAMGSGFGLGLTITKGIVEKGHNGTFQLLDNMPKGLMADIRLPPAT; from the coding sequence GTGATATCGCTGCGTTCTGCGTCCCTTCGCATACAGATACTCCTGCTTGCCATTCTCCTCGTTGTTCTCGTATCCGCTGTCGCGACGATTACCGAGCCGTTCATCTATGGCCGACATGACAAGGGGATCGAGATCGGCTTGTTCGCCGGTCGCGTGGAGACGGTGCTGCAGCAATTCAAAAAGGCCAGTTCCCGGGCAGACGAGGATGCAGCACTTGCCAATGCGGCCGCCGTCGGGCTCCGCATGGGGCGGGTCGATCCCAGGCAGTTCGCGGACGCAGCCGCCGTCGTGCCGATCCAGGCAGACGTTCGCCCGGGCATTCGCAGGCTATTGGACAAATCCTTTGCCGCGGAGATCGGCGAAATCTTCTCGCACGCCAGTCCCCGCCATAGCCTTCTCGTCATGCTCGACAACAACAACGCGCTTGCGATTGAAGCCCCTGCGTTTCCGAAATATCTCTGGTTTGCTCCAGCTGTTGCCAGCGGGCTTTTGAAGATCATCATTCCCCTGGCGATCATGGCCTATCTCAGCAGCCGGCTGATAACCCGGCCGTTGGAGCGCATCGCGACGGCGGCCCAGCGAGAAACGGTCCTGAACGAAACCTATGCGGAACCGTTCACGGTCGAGGGTGCGAGCGAGATCCGAATTCTCGCTAACTCTCTCAATACCATGCGCAGCCGTATTCAGCAGATGACCGTCGATCGCACGAGGCTGTTGCGCGCCATCAGCCATGACCTCAGAACGCCCCTCACCCGGCTTCGCATGAGAGCCGAACGGCTGGCAGATTCCGACCTCAAGGATCTGATGCTGAGAGATGTCACCACTCTCGGCTCGATGATCGACGAAAGCCTCTCATTCCTCAACGACAAGGTCGAAAACACCCGCAAAGTCGATCTGTCGAGCCTCCTCCAGACCGTCGCCAGCGATTTCGCCGACACTGGCGTCAACGTTACGTTCGAAGGTCCGCGACGTGTCGTGTACATCTGCAAGCCGCAAGGCCTGACGAGAGCCGTGAGCAACCTGGTGTCGAACTCCGTCCGTTATGCGGATCAGGTCTGCATAACGCTGGAATGCCTGGACGACGGCAGTGTCCGGATCGCAGTGAAGGACAATGGGCCGGGCCTTCCCGACGAGATGAAAATACGCGTGCTCGAGCCGTTCTTCAAGGCGGATGCATCCCGGCAGGGCGGAGCGATGGGGAGCGGATTCGGCCTTGGCCTGACGATCACGAAGGGCATCGTTGAGAAAGGTCACAACGGCACGTTCCAGTTGCTCGACAATATGCCGAAAGGACTGATGGCCGATATCCGGCTGCCGCCCGCAACCTGA
- a CDS encoding substrate-binding domain-containing protein — protein sequence MKHSTFKKGFALSVAAAVMALGSAGLAKAETPSWCGPKKASLALLDGYGGNSWRQVTTASGKQVVDLCPSITKYEYADGQGDTQKSISDIKGMAAKGIDALVVFGDAGPAVLPAITSVYKSGKVIVPYRVAVGGKEGVNYSKFIGSSFENDGVTWGNWIKGILPKGGNLLFLSGPAGNSQGLDELKGLKSVLGPEYVFVNPQPFAVTNWDPALTQKVLTAEIAKNAKIDVIVSDFGPSLVGALPTFTKQGKSIPALATSDGNSLGCLFDESKAKNPDFKLFTVATGNDNVRLAVEWAIALATGGEKPKDEIFKAPAFEDSVSGTPNPVKCRKDLPGSIYLSSALSAEDQAKAVTK from the coding sequence ATGAAACATTCGACATTCAAGAAGGGCTTTGCGCTCTCCGTTGCCGCCGCCGTCATGGCGCTTGGCAGCGCGGGTCTTGCCAAGGCCGAGACGCCCTCGTGGTGCGGCCCGAAAAAGGCCTCGTTGGCACTGCTCGACGGCTACGGAGGCAATAGCTGGCGTCAGGTGACGACGGCATCGGGCAAGCAGGTCGTCGATCTCTGCCCGAGCATTACCAAATATGAATATGCAGATGGCCAAGGTGATACGCAAAAGTCGATTTCCGACATCAAGGGCATGGCGGCCAAGGGTATCGACGCACTGGTCGTGTTCGGCGACGCCGGCCCTGCCGTGCTTCCGGCCATCACCAGCGTTTACAAGTCCGGCAAGGTCATCGTGCCGTACCGGGTCGCCGTTGGCGGCAAGGAGGGCGTCAACTATTCGAAGTTCATAGGCTCGTCGTTCGAGAACGATGGCGTGACCTGGGGCAACTGGATCAAGGGTATCCTCCCCAAGGGCGGTAACCTGCTGTTCCTCAGCGGTCCGGCAGGCAACAGCCAGGGTCTCGATGAACTCAAGGGCCTGAAGAGCGTTCTCGGTCCGGAATATGTCTTCGTCAACCCGCAGCCTTTCGCGGTCACCAACTGGGATCCGGCTCTGACCCAGAAGGTTCTGACGGCGGAAATTGCCAAGAATGCCAAGATCGACGTTATCGTGTCGGACTTCGGCCCGTCGCTGGTAGGTGCGCTGCCGACATTCACCAAGCAGGGCAAGTCGATCCCGGCGCTGGCGACATCCGACGGCAATTCGCTGGGTTGCCTGTTCGATGAGAGCAAGGCCAAGAACCCTGATTTCAAGCTGTTCACGGTCGCGACCGGCAACGACAACGTGCGGCTTGCCGTAGAATGGGCCATTGCGCTTGCAACCGGCGGAGAGAAGCCGAAGGACGAAATCTTCAAGGCCCCCGCATTCGAAGACTCGGTCTCCGGCACGCCGAACCCCGTCAAGTGCCGCAAGGACCTGCCTGGCTCAATCTATCTGTCGTCCGCACTTTCGGCAGAAGACCAGGCCAAGGCGGTCACCAAGTAA
- a CDS encoding ATP-binding cassette domain-containing protein, giving the protein MIIRLSGISKYFSAIPALSDVNVEFCKGEVHAILGENGAGKSTLMNIISGTLRPTDGEISFEGRPLQQLTPEIAKSLGIGICFQHPAILEDLSIMENLRVALPSSVFAGRSPQEVVQEVLDTVGLQVPLVMRADSLTVAQKHLLEIAKALALKPRVLILDEPTASLDQDSTDMLFGRIREIAGAGTAVIYITHRLAELRQIAHRVTVLRDGKVRGAEMVRDISDGDLVNMIVGRTLKSAFPPKSQRAEDETSLSVSGISSKELTDISFNMQRGQIIGVAGVAGNGQPELMRVLAGLHVAEGTITLRGRQLTQSELLREAAFMPSDRHVEGVASSLTVRENATFSALEKFSVGGVMSRKKELEQVNAIFSELAVKTPGLEAPILSLSGGNQQKVVMSRAMLSDPGLIIADEPTQGVDVGARFEIYRILREVSDRGTPVIVNSSDAVELEGLCDKVIVMSRGHLVATLTGDDVTEGRIVAAAVNASTHGGASVSKAVEKTSAFRHFLQSDNAPAVPLALVTILLGLYVYSQNDNFFSIYNIYNIFLLATALGFIALGQTVALLMGGIDLSVGPLAGFLVVVASFFINDDKSSVMMLAGFVLMFAGAFITGTINGLLIRFANFTPIAATLAMYIAIQGLSFLLRDNPDGYISATVTDWVNWQWGPFPVAFLALVAIAVGGEYVLRQTKAGWRLRAVGSDEHSARRAGIRVDLTFIAGYIACSLLTGLGAIMLMTQIGVGDPRQGINYTLSSITAVVLGGTSLTGGRGTFIGTLLGAVLLTEVLNAVTFLGLSQTFQYFFQGLLVVAAALIYSGVRRRAAN; this is encoded by the coding sequence GTGATTATCCGTCTCTCCGGTATCTCCAAGTATTTCTCTGCCATCCCCGCACTCAGCGATGTGAACGTCGAGTTCTGCAAGGGCGAAGTTCACGCCATTCTCGGAGAGAACGGCGCCGGCAAATCGACGCTGATGAATATCATCTCCGGCACGTTGCGCCCGACCGACGGCGAAATCAGCTTCGAGGGTCGGCCGCTCCAGCAATTGACACCCGAGATTGCGAAGTCGCTGGGGATCGGTATCTGCTTCCAGCATCCGGCCATTCTCGAAGATCTTTCAATCATGGAAAATCTGCGTGTGGCGCTTCCGTCTTCGGTTTTTGCCGGCCGGTCGCCGCAGGAGGTCGTCCAGGAGGTTCTCGATACGGTCGGGCTTCAAGTGCCGCTTGTCATGCGTGCCGATAGCCTGACGGTGGCGCAGAAGCATCTGCTTGAAATCGCCAAGGCCCTGGCGCTGAAGCCACGGGTTCTCATCCTCGACGAGCCGACGGCTTCCCTCGACCAGGATTCGACCGACATGTTGTTCGGACGTATCCGCGAAATTGCGGGCGCCGGCACAGCGGTCATCTATATCACCCATCGCCTGGCAGAACTTCGGCAGATCGCCCATCGTGTCACGGTATTGCGCGATGGCAAGGTGCGCGGTGCGGAAATGGTGCGGGACATCAGCGACGGTGATCTCGTCAACATGATCGTCGGGCGCACACTGAAATCGGCCTTTCCCCCAAAGTCGCAGCGGGCAGAGGACGAAACCAGCCTTTCCGTTAGCGGCATCAGCTCAAAGGAGCTGACAGACATCAGTTTCAACATGCAGCGCGGCCAGATCATCGGCGTCGCCGGCGTGGCTGGTAACGGCCAGCCGGAACTCATGCGCGTACTTGCAGGGTTGCATGTAGCGGAAGGGACTATCACGCTGCGTGGTCGGCAGCTGACGCAGAGCGAATTGCTGCGCGAAGCAGCCTTCATGCCATCCGACAGGCATGTGGAAGGGGTGGCAAGCAGCCTCACGGTGCGCGAGAACGCAACCTTCTCGGCTCTCGAAAAATTCTCTGTCGGCGGCGTCATGAGCCGCAAAAAGGAACTCGAGCAGGTCAACGCGATTTTCAGCGAGCTTGCGGTGAAGACACCCGGCTTGGAGGCGCCCATCCTGTCGCTTTCCGGTGGCAATCAGCAGAAGGTTGTGATGTCTCGGGCAATGCTATCCGATCCCGGCCTCATCATTGCCGACGAGCCAACGCAAGGCGTGGATGTCGGTGCCCGCTTCGAAATCTACCGTATCCTGCGCGAAGTCTCCGACCGCGGCACACCGGTCATCGTCAACTCCTCGGATGCCGTCGAACTCGAGGGGCTGTGTGACAAGGTCATCGTCATGTCGCGTGGCCATCTCGTTGCGACGTTGACCGGCGACGACGTCACCGAAGGACGCATCGTTGCTGCTGCCGTCAATGCCAGTACCCATGGAGGCGCCAGCGTTTCCAAGGCTGTTGAAAAGACCAGTGCATTCCGTCATTTCCTGCAGTCTGACAACGCACCTGCTGTGCCACTTGCGCTCGTCACAATCCTGCTCGGGCTCTATGTCTACAGCCAGAACGACAACTTCTTTTCGATCTACAACATCTACAATATCTTTCTTCTCGCAACGGCGCTTGGGTTCATCGCCCTCGGGCAGACCGTCGCGCTGCTGATGGGTGGCATCGATCTTTCCGTCGGCCCGCTCGCCGGCTTCCTCGTCGTCGTCGCCTCCTTCTTCATCAATGACGATAAATCCTCCGTCATGATGCTGGCGGGCTTCGTGCTGATGTTTGCCGGTGCTTTCATCACCGGTACAATCAACGGGCTGTTGATCCGCTTTGCCAATTTTACGCCGATCGCAGCCACGTTGGCCATGTATATTGCCATACAGGGGCTGAGCTTCCTGCTGCGCGACAATCCCGATGGCTACATCAGCGCGACCGTCACCGATTGGGTCAATTGGCAGTGGGGGCCTTTCCCGGTCGCCTTCCTCGCATTGGTTGCAATCGCGGTCGGCGGCGAATATGTGCTGCGCCAGACAAAGGCAGGCTGGCGGCTGCGTGCCGTGGGTTCTGACGAGCATTCGGCGCGCAGGGCCGGCATCCGTGTCGACCTGACGTTCATTGCTGGCTATATCGCCTGTTCGCTGCTCACCGGCCTCGGCGCAATCATGCTGATGACGCAAATTGGCGTCGGAGATCCACGCCAGGGGATCAACTATACGCTCTCAAGCATCACGGCTGTGGTCCTTGGCGGCACCAGCCTCACCGGCGGCCGGGGAACGTTTATCGGAACCTTGCTGGGTGCGGTCCTGCTCACCGAGGTTCTGAACGCTGTCACCTTCCTCGGGCTTAGCCAAACGTTCCAGTATTTCTTCCAGGGTCTGCTGGTCGTCGCGGCTGCGCTCATCTATTCCGGTGTTCGCCGACGCGCCGCCAACTGA
- a CDS encoding DUF3313 domain-containing protein has translation MPTIKTFFAIAFACAVTAGCTTTGPVVYDGLASASVLKPNPNDQNGREPFVFRGDISFRQYTRMIVDPVTVYAGADAQFGKVSAEDKQALARYMQSEFTDKLKTRFSIVTAPQPNTLRLHLTLTGAKANTPVLGTLSHFDVAGGVYNGVQAVRGGEGSMTGSVNYAVEVYDATTSRLLLAYVSKQFPGAMNIGASMGSMQASMVGVEKGADALLAKLR, from the coding sequence ATGCCAACAATCAAAACCTTTTTCGCGATTGCATTTGCGTGTGCAGTGACTGCCGGATGTACGACGACCGGTCCTGTCGTCTACGACGGGCTCGCCTCAGCGTCGGTGCTGAAACCCAATCCCAATGACCAGAATGGTCGCGAACCCTTTGTTTTCCGGGGCGACATCAGCTTTCGACAATACACTAGAATGATCGTTGACCCCGTGACTGTCTATGCCGGCGCCGACGCTCAGTTTGGCAAGGTTTCCGCCGAGGACAAGCAGGCTCTCGCGCGCTACATGCAATCGGAATTCACCGACAAGCTGAAAACGCGGTTCTCGATCGTGACGGCTCCGCAGCCGAACACACTCAGGCTGCACCTAACGCTCACGGGCGCGAAAGCAAATACCCCCGTGCTCGGCACGCTTTCCCATTTCGACGTCGCGGGCGGCGTCTACAACGGCGTTCAGGCAGTCCGAGGGGGCGAAGGATCGATGACGGGATCGGTCAACTATGCGGTCGAGGTCTACGATGCAACAACGAGCCGCCTGCTGCTTGCCTATGTCAGCAAACAATTTCCGGGAGCAATGAATATCGGCGCTAGCATGGGATCGATGCAAGCTTCGATGGTGGGCGTTGAAAAAGGTGCGGACGCGCTGCTGGCCAAACTTCGCTAG
- a CDS encoding response regulator, translating to MTFQDQAHILIVEDDTEIAGMLVELACANGYKATSADSGADMDRLLARYKYDLIVLDAMLPGEDGFSICRRLRSSGTIPIIMLTALQEDIDRILGLELGADDYVTKPFNSRELIARIKSILRRASYVREQDGGLAALTFSGWRIDPNSRQLHDAEGAQVSMTTAEFDLLLAFCQNPNKILTREQLLSMTHAGTAGPIERSIDAHISRVRQKIEPNLKEPTFIKTVRLGGYMFAAKVERIL from the coding sequence ATGACATTTCAAGACCAAGCTCACATCCTCATCGTTGAAGATGACACCGAAATCGCCGGAATGCTGGTCGAGCTGGCCTGCGCCAATGGCTACAAGGCGACGTCGGCCGACAGCGGTGCGGACATGGACCGCCTTCTGGCGCGCTACAAATACGATCTGATCGTTCTGGATGCGATGCTCCCTGGAGAAGACGGCTTCAGCATTTGCAGAAGGCTGCGCTCCTCCGGCACCATCCCAATCATTATGCTGACGGCGCTCCAGGAGGATATCGATCGTATTCTCGGCCTCGAGCTGGGAGCCGACGACTACGTCACCAAACCGTTTAACTCGCGCGAACTCATTGCCCGCATCAAGAGCATACTGCGTCGGGCTTCCTATGTGCGTGAACAGGATGGCGGGCTCGCTGCCCTGACATTTTCCGGCTGGCGTATAGATCCAAACAGTCGCCAGCTGCACGACGCCGAGGGCGCGCAGGTGTCGATGACGACTGCCGAATTCGACCTGCTACTGGCCTTCTGCCAAAATCCCAACAAGATCCTGACGCGGGAACAATTGCTGTCGATGACCCATGCGGGCACTGCGGGACCGATCGAGCGCAGTATAGACGCGCACATCAGTCGGGTTCGCCAGAAGATCGAGCCGAACCTCAAGGAGCCGACGTTTATCAAGACGGTCCGGCTCGGCGGCTACATGTTTGCCGCAAAAGTGGAGCGGATATTGTGA